Proteins co-encoded in one Echeneis naucrates chromosome 22, fEcheNa1.1, whole genome shotgun sequence genomic window:
- the LOC115036158 gene encoding matrilin-3-like: MTSLPWGLVCFVGILASGTLGNAPQPRSSQQVKPTERASAEVPGSDSFQEVQLGDDSVRGFQQQQGARTPYGGGTRSNCRNRPIDLVFIIDSSRSVRRAEFEKAKEFLQDMVDSLEIGSDATRVGLVNYASTVQIEFLLKTYFQKSSLKQALARVEPLASGTMTGMAIKTAMEKAFTAEAGARVSSVNIAKVAIIVTDGRPQDNVEEVAAAARASGIEIYAVGVDRADMMSLRLMASPPHDEHVFYVETYGVIEKLTSKFRETLCGLDPCAQGHSCQHICVNNDYSYYCKCHAGYVLNQDKRTCSHLDTCVEENDCQHVCVKNGNSYLCMCHEGYILNADKKTCSRSDACAHGHDCQHICENSNNSYICKCREGYELNADQKTCSVKKLDDPCSQGHDCQHICVNNGNSYTCKCRVGYVLNMDKKTCSRSDPCAHGHDCQHICVNNDDSYICKCRVGYVLNSDQKTCSRKNLLFSST; the protein is encoded by the exons ATGACCTCTTTACCGTGGGGACTGGTCTGCTTCGTTGGCATCCTGGCATCGGGAACCCTGGGGAACGCCCCGCAGCCTCGGTCGTCCCAGCAGGTCAAGCCCACCGAGAGAGCCTCTGCAGAGGTTCCGGGGTCCGACAGCTTCCAGGAGGTCCAGCTGGGGGACGACTCCGTCCGAggcttccagcagcagcagggcgcACGGACTCCGTACGGCGGAG gaacaAGATCCAACTGCAGAAATCGGCCTATAGATCTGGTATTCATCATAGATAGTTCCCGCAGTGTCCGTCGCGCCGAGTTTGAAAAGGCCAAGGAGTTCCTGCAGGACATGGTGGACAGCTTGGAAATCGGCTCAGATGCCACACGAGTGGGCCTGGTCAATTACGCCAGCACGGTGCAGATTGAGTTTCTGCTCAAGACCTATTTTCAAAAGTCCTCTTTGAAGCAGGCGCTGGCCCGTGTCGAGCCCCTCGCCTCAGGCACCATGACGGGCATGGCCATTAAGACTGCCATGGAGAAAGCTTTCACCGCGGAGGCAGGGGCCCGAGTTAGTTCTGTGAACATCGCCAAGGTGGCCATCATCGTGACGGACGGGAGGCCCCAGGACAACGTGGAGGAGGTGGCGGCTGCAGCCCGTGCGTCCGGGATTGAGATCTACGCTGTGGGAGTGGACAGAGCTGACATGATGTCCCTCCGCCTCATGGCCAGTCCTCCACATGATGAGCATGTCTTCTATGTGGAGACCTATGGTGTTATAGAGAAGCTCACGTCCAAATTTAGGGAAACCTTGTGTG GTCTGGATCCATGTGCTCAGGGACACAGTTGCCAGCACATTTGTGTCAATAACGACTACTCATACTACTGCAAGTGTCACGCGGGCTACGTCTTGAACCAGGACAAGAGAACTTGCTCAC ATCTGGATACATGTGTCGAGGAAAATGACTGCcagcatgtttgtgtcaaaAATGGCAATTCATACCTGTGTATGTGTCACGAAGGATATATATTGAATGCAGACAAGAAAACATGCTCAC GTTCTGATGCATGTGCGCATGGACATGACTGCCAGCACATTTGTGAAAACAGTAACAACTCTTATATCTGCAAGTGTCGAGAAGGATATGAATTGAATGCAGACCAAAAAACATGCTCAGTTAAGAAGTTGGACG ATCCATGTTCCCAGGGACACGACTGCCAGCACATATGTGTCAACAATGGGAACTCATACACCTGCAAGTGTCGAGTGGGATACGTTCTGAACATGGACAAGAAAACATGCTCCC GTTCAGATCCATGTGCCCATGGACATGATTGCCAGCACATCTGTGTCAACAATGATGACTCGTATATCTGCAAGTGTCGTGTGGGATATGTGTTGAATTCAGACCAGAAAACATGCTCACGTAAGAACTTGCTTTTTTCATCTACTTGA
- the LOC115035960 gene encoding G-protein coupled receptor family C group 6 member A-like isoform X2, with amino-acid sequence MFLLWLFGSVMSVFHLSSGESVPVHTYSSGDIIIGGLFPMHAKTNKSTAGEWISCREYDLQMFLRTHVMIYAIREINQRTQRVLPNITLGYDIYDTCSDVSVAIRATLQLLNNPQSCLLPARIHSALPEPQIKAVIGERSSETSIAVARVLALTSVAQISYGSTSEVLSRKLKFPTFLRTIPSDEYQTKAIVELVKRFNWKSVAVVGSDDEYGKYGSDRLVDHFRKLEICIEFTEILPSHFSMNDSDTFNCLANLSKSINKSTAEAIILFTRQSNVEIIIERAIERKFNRTWIASDAWSTSKKISEMQNLKLAGKVFGFISKRNEVPGFKDYILSLLSRTTNATPEEYPTQYPLCTNQSEESKENNCQLTNHQDNSNHCLDLRCLANYIDQDESYNIYLAVQVIVEALRRLFKCENQQCERRNTSFTAAELLMEIQKVNFTVNSTHIYFNDKGDPYLGYDILYWNTSEPTQHAHITTIGEYSPNKEITLSNEFDENTNVTIYNCYKTCEPGQQLKHKEKNNMCCKICFPCAEGEFSPGGGECFIKGSHSRMARVL; translated from the exons atgtttttgctctGGCTTTTTGGCAGTGTCATGAGTGTTTTTCACCTGTCTTCAGGGGAGAGTGTTCCAGTGCACACATACTCTTCTGGGGATATCATCATTGGAGGACTTTTCCCTATGCATGCAAAAACCAACAAATCCACAGCAGGCGAATGGATCTCCTGTCGCGA GTATGACTTGCAGATGTTCTTACGAACTCATGTTATGATATACGCCATCAGAGAGATAAACCAGCGCACACAAAGGGTTCTACCCAACATCACCCTTGGATATGACATCTATGACACTTGTAGCGATGTCAGCGTGGCCATCAGAGCAACACTTCAGCTGCTAAATAACCCTCAGAGCTGTTTGCTACCTGCAAGGATTCATTCTGCTTTACCTGAACCCCAAATAAAGGCGGTGATTGGTGAGAGGTCTTCTGAAACGTCAATAGCCGTAGCGCGAGTTCTTGCTCTGACATCAGTTGCCCAG ATCAGCTACGGGTCAACCAGCGAGGTTCTCAGCAGGAAGTTGAAGTTTCCCACTTTTTTGAGAACAATACCCAGTGATGAATATCAGACAAAGGCCATTGTTGAACTGGTGAAAAGGTTTAACTGGAAATCAGTTGCTGTTGTTGGAAGTGATGATGAGTATGGGAAGTATGGCAGTGACCGTCTTGTTGACCATTTCAGAAAACTGGAAATCTGCATTGAATTTACTGAAATCCTGCCCAGTCATTTTTCCATGAACGATTCAGATACATTCAATTGCCTGGCAAATTTGTCCAAAAGCATAAATAAGTCCACCGCTGAGGCAATCATCCTTTTCACCAGACAAAGCAATGTGGAAATTATCATTGAAAGAGCTATAGAAAGGAAGTTTAACAGAACTTGGATTGCCAGTGATGCGTGGTCCACTTCAAAAAAGATTTCCGAAATGCAAAACCTCAAGCTGGCCGGGAAGGTTTTTGGTTTCATCTCCAAGAGGAATGAGGTGCCCGGTTTTAAAGACTACATCCTCTCGTTGCTGAGCAGAACCACCAACGCCACCCCTGAGGAATACCCGACTCAATATCCACTTTGTACTAATCAGTCTgaggagagcaaagaaaataacTGCCAACTAACAAATCACCAAGACAACTCCAACCACTGTCTGGACCTAAGGTGCTTGGCCAATTATATCGACCAGGATGAATCCTACAATATATATTTAGCTGTTCAGGTCATTGTTGAAGCCCTCCGGCGCTTGTTTAAGTGTGAAAACCAGCAGTGTGAACGTAGAAACACCAGCTTTACGGCCGCTGAG CTTCTCATGGAAATCCAGAAGGTCAACTTCACCGTGAACTCTACACATATATACTTCAATGACAAAGGAGACCCTTATTTAGGATATGATATTTTATATTGGAACACGAGTGAACCCACACAGCACGCTCATATAACGACCATCGGAGAATATTCGCCCAATAAAGAGATCACACTCTCAAATGAGTTTGATGAAAACACtaat GTAACCATCTACAACTGCTATAAAACATGTGAACCTGGACAACAGttgaaacataaagaaaaaaataatatgtgCTGCAAAATCTGTTTTCCATGTGCAGAAGGAGAGTTCTCCCCAGGAGGTGGTGAGTGTTTCATAAAGGGATCCCATTCAAGGATGGCCCGTGTTTTGTGA
- the LOC115035960 gene encoding G-protein coupled receptor family C group 6 member A-like isoform X3 produces the protein MFLLWLFGSVMSVFHLSSGESVPVHTYSSGDIIIGGLFPMHAKTNKSTAGEWISCREYDLQMFLRTHVMIYAIREINQRTQRVLPNITLGYDIYDTCSDVSVAIRATLQLLNNPQSCLLPARIHSALPEPQIKAVIGERSSETSIAVARVLALTSVAQISYGSTSEVLSRKLKFPTFLRTIPSDEYQTKAIVELVKRFNWKSVAVVGSDDEYGKYGSDRLVDHFRKLEICIEFTEILPSHFSMNDSDTFNCLANLSKSINKSTAEAIILFTRQSNVEIIIERAIERKFNRTWIASDAWSTSKKISEMQNLKLAGKVFGFISKRNEVPGFKDYILSLLSRTTNATPEEYPTQYPLCTNQSEESKENNCQLTNHQDNSNHCLDLRCLANYIDQDESYNIYLAVQVIVEALRRLFKCENQQCERRNTSFTAAELLMEIQKVNFTVNSTHIYFNDKGDPYLGYDILYWNTSEPTQHAHITTIGEYSPNKEITLSNEFDENTNVISTFDPILSFAE, from the exons atgtttttgctctGGCTTTTTGGCAGTGTCATGAGTGTTTTTCACCTGTCTTCAGGGGAGAGTGTTCCAGTGCACACATACTCTTCTGGGGATATCATCATTGGAGGACTTTTCCCTATGCATGCAAAAACCAACAAATCCACAGCAGGCGAATGGATCTCCTGTCGCGA GTATGACTTGCAGATGTTCTTACGAACTCATGTTATGATATACGCCATCAGAGAGATAAACCAGCGCACACAAAGGGTTCTACCCAACATCACCCTTGGATATGACATCTATGACACTTGTAGCGATGTCAGCGTGGCCATCAGAGCAACACTTCAGCTGCTAAATAACCCTCAGAGCTGTTTGCTACCTGCAAGGATTCATTCTGCTTTACCTGAACCCCAAATAAAGGCGGTGATTGGTGAGAGGTCTTCTGAAACGTCAATAGCCGTAGCGCGAGTTCTTGCTCTGACATCAGTTGCCCAG ATCAGCTACGGGTCAACCAGCGAGGTTCTCAGCAGGAAGTTGAAGTTTCCCACTTTTTTGAGAACAATACCCAGTGATGAATATCAGACAAAGGCCATTGTTGAACTGGTGAAAAGGTTTAACTGGAAATCAGTTGCTGTTGTTGGAAGTGATGATGAGTATGGGAAGTATGGCAGTGACCGTCTTGTTGACCATTTCAGAAAACTGGAAATCTGCATTGAATTTACTGAAATCCTGCCCAGTCATTTTTCCATGAACGATTCAGATACATTCAATTGCCTGGCAAATTTGTCCAAAAGCATAAATAAGTCCACCGCTGAGGCAATCATCCTTTTCACCAGACAAAGCAATGTGGAAATTATCATTGAAAGAGCTATAGAAAGGAAGTTTAACAGAACTTGGATTGCCAGTGATGCGTGGTCCACTTCAAAAAAGATTTCCGAAATGCAAAACCTCAAGCTGGCCGGGAAGGTTTTTGGTTTCATCTCCAAGAGGAATGAGGTGCCCGGTTTTAAAGACTACATCCTCTCGTTGCTGAGCAGAACCACCAACGCCACCCCTGAGGAATACCCGACTCAATATCCACTTTGTACTAATCAGTCTgaggagagcaaagaaaataacTGCCAACTAACAAATCACCAAGACAACTCCAACCACTGTCTGGACCTAAGGTGCTTGGCCAATTATATCGACCAGGATGAATCCTACAATATATATTTAGCTGTTCAGGTCATTGTTGAAGCCCTCCGGCGCTTGTTTAAGTGTGAAAACCAGCAGTGTGAACGTAGAAACACCAGCTTTACGGCCGCTGAG CTTCTCATGGAAATCCAGAAGGTCAACTTCACCGTGAACTCTACACATATATACTTCAATGACAAAGGAGACCCTTATTTAGGATATGATATTTTATATTGGAACACGAGTGAACCCACACAGCACGCTCATATAACGACCATCGGAGAATATTCGCCCAATAAAGAGATCACACTCTCAAATGAGTTTGATGAAAACACtaatgtaatttcaacatttGATCCCATTTTATCATTTGCAGAGTAA